A section of the Phycisphaerales bacterium genome encodes:
- a CDS encoding response regulator yields the protein MNLLDKDVLTTGEVAKLCNVASRTVSKWFDSGQLNGYRIPGSKDRRIPVASLLKFMRDHGIPMDGLMSGAVRVLVVDSDEDVRQTLARILQDQTNYEVRSASSCFKAGIECERFRPHVMLLDLTLAAEEESVAMELVDNNNSEAHSTKVVAVTGKLTDGQIAQLAHQGFESVLRKPFSVRQVIESIENAHAVVY from the coding sequence ATGAATCTTCTCGACAAGGACGTTTTGACAACAGGTGAGGTGGCCAAGCTTTGTAATGTGGCCTCTCGCACAGTCAGTAAGTGGTTTGATTCCGGGCAGCTCAATGGCTATCGGATTCCAGGCTCGAAGGACCGGCGCATTCCAGTTGCGAGTCTTCTTAAATTTATGCGTGATCATGGCATACCCATGGATGGCCTCATGTCTGGTGCTGTTCGGGTGTTAGTCGTTGATAGCGATGAAGATGTGCGTCAAACCCTGGCTCGTATTCTTCAAGATCAAACCAATTATGAAGTTCGCTCTGCCAGCAGCTGCTTTAAGGCCGGTATCGAATGTGAACGCTTCCGTCCACATGTCATGTTGCTTGATCTCACACTTGCTGCTGAAGAAGAATCAGTCGCAATGGAGCTCGTTGATAACAATAATTCAGAGGCACATTCGACCAAAGTGGTTGCCGTCACAGGCAAGTTGACTGACGGTCAAATTGCTCAGCTTGCCCATCAGGGGTTTGAGAGTGTGCTACGCAAGCCGTTTAGCGTTCGTCAGGTGATCGAATCGATTGAGAATGCACATGCGGTGGTTTACTGA
- a CDS encoding MMPL family transporter codes for MSKRIRDNFLGFWGRTVTKRPLLTLLICLSIAAGSLILTLERLEFHGDRGDLMDPNLAWNARYNNYRLDFPRWDDLVICLEGDATDARITKLAMTLANQLRESPKVLGADAGFSANEASPRLFMAAPQVEFDKRLLDLRVGKELSEAANAATGLEVLMGQLRRDGQGPDGIQQLNDVITPYLIGLEGGEPSFNLLGSDFDQWQPFATESGRMRLIQLRFAPQKSAINSLSENLLWLREQVRQAVIQSKIEAIEYGVTGIPAIEADETTQSIYDSTIASIVALILITVMMLIAFRGVVVPLLAAGCLLIAIAWSFGWLVLSVGHLQLLSVVFSVILLGLGVDFALHLVSRLELVHRQHANLPDAVARVFRGIGPGMITGTITTAVAFGATAMTDFKGMAEMGIIAGGGIIICLLAMLSCFPAALALLPNWRRILRKRHQGQGMHLAGGRLNWIDQHPLVTLILSVLVVICAAIPAYRVKYDPNVLNLQPPDIESVRWESRLVEDDARTVWNALIRTRPEEAPELVTQLTALPTVHEVGGMGLLYPKDYETRAAQVAEIRNQPSAVPTIPDTFPYLRAQIQKLLLGLKLSIQTVTGPERDELDAIVQRIEQTLTITNTLAEDEKTIRAKRTNERFDSAQAALKTVIDESLTPTPLLPDDLPEALRAQWIGANGDWLLRVYPQADVESILEPARLKAFIQEIRTVAPDVLGPPVQIYESSIIVVTAYQKAAIYAFIAILIVLLIDFRSIADALCAMVPVSVGFVGVFGLLGLFQFSVNFANLIVMPLILGIGMAAGVHMVHRWRFEPDGRPAGLSGGTGRAVTMTLLTTMIGFGSMLIAEHRGIQSLGAVMTTGLGMTLLACYTVMPAILQLRNRRRKAISSPSATMSEAQ; via the coding sequence GTGTCGAAACGCATCCGCGACAACTTCCTCGGGTTCTGGGGCCGCACTGTAACGAAGCGCCCCCTACTCACGCTGCTGATCTGCTTGTCTATTGCAGCAGGCTCGCTGATCCTGACTTTGGAGCGACTTGAGTTCCATGGTGATCGTGGCGATCTGATGGATCCTAATCTTGCCTGGAATGCACGCTACAACAACTACCGTCTCGATTTCCCTCGATGGGATGATCTCGTGATCTGTTTGGAAGGCGATGCAACTGATGCTCGTATCACCAAACTTGCCATGACACTGGCCAATCAACTTAGGGAAAGCCCGAAAGTACTTGGTGCTGATGCTGGCTTCAGTGCGAACGAAGCAAGCCCCAGGCTCTTCATGGCCGCTCCACAAGTTGAATTTGATAAACGACTTCTTGATCTGCGCGTTGGCAAAGAACTTAGCGAAGCCGCAAATGCTGCGACCGGACTTGAAGTGTTGATGGGACAACTCCGCAGAGATGGGCAAGGCCCTGATGGCATTCAACAACTCAATGACGTAATCACACCCTATCTCATCGGCTTGGAGGGCGGCGAGCCCAGTTTCAATTTGCTGGGCAGTGATTTTGATCAATGGCAGCCATTCGCCACCGAGAGTGGCAGAATGAGATTGATTCAACTTCGTTTCGCACCACAGAAATCAGCAATCAACTCACTGAGTGAGAACTTGCTTTGGCTCAGAGAACAAGTTCGACAAGCTGTCATTCAATCTAAAATCGAGGCGATTGAATACGGCGTTACAGGTATACCCGCGATTGAAGCAGACGAAACAACGCAGTCGATTTATGACTCGACCATTGCATCTATTGTTGCTTTGATCTTGATCACAGTCATGATGCTGATTGCCTTTAGGGGAGTTGTTGTCCCCCTCCTTGCAGCAGGTTGCCTACTCATCGCTATTGCGTGGAGCTTCGGTTGGCTTGTCCTTTCAGTAGGTCATTTACAACTACTTTCAGTTGTCTTCTCTGTTATTCTTCTGGGACTTGGAGTTGACTTTGCCTTGCATCTGGTTTCCAGATTGGAATTAGTCCATCGTCAACATGCCAACTTGCCTGATGCTGTTGCCCGAGTCTTCCGTGGCATTGGCCCAGGAATGATTACAGGAACAATCACCACCGCTGTTGCCTTCGGCGCTACCGCCATGACCGACTTCAAGGGCATGGCTGAGATGGGCATTATCGCTGGAGGCGGGATTATCATCTGCCTATTGGCCATGCTGAGCTGTTTTCCTGCGGCGTTAGCATTGCTGCCAAATTGGCGCCGCATCCTACGCAAGCGCCATCAAGGACAAGGCATGCATTTGGCTGGCGGCCGCTTGAACTGGATCGACCAACATCCACTCGTGACGCTCATTCTCTCGGTGTTGGTGGTGATATGCGCCGCTATTCCGGCTTATCGCGTCAAGTACGATCCCAACGTACTGAATCTACAGCCACCAGATATTGAATCGGTGCGATGGGAATCTCGACTGGTTGAAGATGATGCCCGAACCGTCTGGAATGCGCTGATTCGCACAAGACCAGAAGAAGCGCCAGAACTTGTCACCCAACTGACAGCGCTCCCAACTGTGCATGAAGTTGGTGGAATGGGCCTTCTCTATCCAAAGGACTACGAGACGCGCGCCGCCCAGGTCGCAGAAATTCGCAACCAACCTTCTGCTGTACCGACCATACCCGATACATTCCCTTATCTGCGCGCCCAAATCCAAAAACTACTGCTGGGCCTAAAACTGAGCATTCAAACTGTCACTGGTCCAGAACGTGATGAGTTAGATGCAATTGTCCAGCGAATAGAGCAGACGCTCACAATCACAAACACACTCGCTGAAGACGAAAAAACTATTCGAGCCAAACGCACCAATGAGCGTTTTGATTCTGCTCAGGCCGCACTGAAAACAGTTATTGATGAGTCACTCACCCCTACCCCGCTTTTACCTGACGATCTACCCGAGGCCTTGCGCGCTCAATGGATTGGCGCCAATGGCGACTGGCTCTTGCGGGTCTACCCACAGGCCGATGTGGAATCAATCTTAGAGCCGGCGCGGCTCAAGGCATTTATCCAAGAGATTCGCACTGTCGCACCGGACGTGCTTGGTCCACCGGTTCAAATTTATGAGTCGAGCATTATTGTTGTCACCGCTTATCAGAAGGCCGCCATTTACGCATTTATTGCCATTCTGATTGTCTTGCTGATCGACTTCCGCTCTATTGCAGATGCGCTCTGCGCAATGGTCCCCGTGTCTGTCGGATTTGTCGGTGTCTTTGGACTGCTCGGCCTCTTCCAATTCTCTGTCAACTTTGCCAATCTGATCGTCATGCCCTTGATTCTTGGAATTGGCATGGCTGCCGGTGTGCATATGGTTCATCGTTGGCGATTTGAACCAGATGGACGTCCAGCTGGCCTCAGTGGCGGTACTGGTCGAGCCGTCACAATGACACTGCTCACCACGATGATTGGATTTGGGTCAATGCTCATTGCAGAACACCGAGGCATTCAGTCGTTGGGCGCGGTCATGACCACCGGCCTGGGCATGACACTTCTGGCTTGCTACACCGTCATGCCTGCCATCCTTCAACTACGAAACCGTCGCCGTAAAGCCATCTCCTCGCCATCTGCAACGATGAGCGAGGCTCAATAA
- the pckA gene encoding phosphoenolpyruvate carboxykinase (ATP), translating into MTTATPKARLDFDNVTLHSNLSTSALVEMSLRRQEGMLAANGALACDTGSRTGRSPNDKYLEDTPGIHDSIEWGKVNKPISSENFAKLEDLVMKYLRGKDDLFEFEGFAGADPDYRLSVRVITEFAWHSLFARTLFIEPTSQELKKFAADWTILNAARMPIENPESYGLDSGVGILQSLEQKKVIIFGTEYAGEIKKSIFYAMNYDMPAANVFPMHCSANVDDVDPSNVALFFGLSGTGKTTLSADPHRPLIGDDEHGWSDNGVFNFEGGCYAKCIHLTRAGEPQIWDAIRFGSVLENVVLDPETRLPDYDSSAKTENTRVTYPVSFIPDAKIPSVGAHPKHIIFLTADAFGVLPPVSRLTRDQAMYYFVNGYTSKLAGTEAGVTEPVPNFSPCYGGPFLPRPPMVYADLLSDRIEQHGSDVWLLNTGWTGGPYGQGQRFELKWTRLLVTMILSGELLKASYQEHEIFGLHMPKAAGDVPVEMLSPRGTWQDVDAYDLQAIDLAKRFHANDALFHLPEDIRQAGPKIGREG; encoded by the coding sequence ATGACAACAGCGACGCCGAAAGCGCGTTTAGATTTCGATAACGTGACTTTGCATAGCAATCTTTCAACAAGTGCTTTGGTAGAGATGTCATTGCGACGCCAAGAAGGCATGCTGGCCGCAAACGGAGCGCTGGCTTGTGATACAGGCAGTCGCACCGGTCGCAGCCCGAACGATAAGTACCTCGAAGACACGCCAGGGATTCATGATTCCATCGAGTGGGGCAAGGTAAACAAACCTATCTCATCTGAGAACTTTGCCAAGCTTGAAGATCTGGTGATGAAGTACTTGCGGGGCAAGGATGATCTCTTTGAGTTTGAGGGCTTCGCAGGGGCTGATCCAGATTACCGACTGTCTGTGCGCGTCATTACCGAGTTTGCCTGGCACAGTCTCTTTGCCCGCACGTTGTTTATTGAACCAACGTCTCAGGAACTCAAGAAGTTTGCGGCTGATTGGACAATTCTTAATGCCGCTCGCATGCCAATTGAAAATCCAGAGAGCTATGGCTTAGATTCGGGCGTCGGCATCTTGCAGTCACTCGAACAGAAGAAAGTGATCATCTTCGGCACTGAATATGCTGGAGAGATTAAGAAGTCGATCTTCTATGCAATGAACTATGACATGCCAGCGGCGAATGTATTCCCAATGCATTGCTCGGCCAATGTTGATGATGTAGATCCAAGCAACGTTGCTCTCTTCTTTGGCTTGTCGGGTACGGGCAAGACAACGCTTTCTGCAGATCCACATCGTCCATTGATTGGTGATGATGAACATGGCTGGTCAGATAACGGCGTCTTCAACTTTGAGGGCGGCTGTTATGCCAAGTGTATTCACTTGACGCGCGCTGGTGAACCGCAGATTTGGGATGCGATTCGTTTTGGTAGTGTTCTTGAAAACGTGGTGCTTGATCCTGAGACACGTCTACCTGATTACGATTCATCGGCGAAGACCGAGAACACACGGGTGACTTACCCGGTCAGTTTTATCCCCGATGCAAAAATACCCTCGGTCGGCGCTCATCCCAAACATATTATTTTCCTCACCGCTGATGCATTTGGCGTGTTGCCACCAGTGAGCCGCTTGACACGCGATCAGGCAATGTATTACTTCGTAAATGGCTACACCTCAAAACTAGCAGGCACTGAGGCCGGTGTCACCGAACCAGTTCCAAACTTCAGTCCATGCTATGGCGGGCCATTCTTGCCTAGGCCGCCGATGGTTTATGCAGATTTACTTTCAGACCGAATTGAGCAACATGGGTCTGACGTTTGGCTTCTCAATACAGGATGGACTGGTGGTCCATACGGCCAGGGGCAGCGATTCGAACTCAAGTGGACCCGTCTTCTTGTCACCATGATTCTTTCGGGCGAGCTGCTTAAGGCGTCTTACCAGGAGCATGAAATCTTTGGGCTGCATATGCCAAAGGCCGCAGGCGATGTCCCAGTAGAAATGCTCAGCCCACGGGGAACGTGGCAGGATGTTGATGCCTATGACCTTCAGGCTATTGACTTGGCAAAGAGATTTCATGCCAACGATGCACTGTTCCATCTGCCTGAAGATATTCGTCAGGCTGGTCCCAAGATTGGGCGAGAAGGCTAG
- a CDS encoding NAD+ synthase has translation MARTTISVVMKIALGQLNPIVGDLVGNAQQISEAIRVAHHQDADLLVTSELVLIGYPPRDLLLRSGVVDRCQEMLETLAQEAGEMPVLVGHPAAAISGMRPLVNRVSLLHEGLVEPVADKRLLPGYDVFDEDRYFEPGDQPGLLNICGTSIGVLICEDLWRASDVTASPRYQCNPTDEVINAGAEMLIALNASPFFMGKGAQHLAHLQAVAQSHQTRIVAVNQVGANDDLIFDGRSAVIDADGSVRHAMGGWRAAVETVSLEEPIKPTAAKALLRAYEPMRELYHGLVLGIHDYWVKTGNQDALIGLSGGIDSALTATLAVAALGASHVQGVMMPSQYSSPGSLTDSLSLATNLGMPSPLELPIEKPHRALQGELNAVVGKIGSLTDENLQARIRGVLLMALANDRNALVLATGNKSEFAVGYSTIYGDMCGAVAVLGDVLKTLVYELARWINTHHEELGFSCPPIPEASITKLPSAELRLDQTDQDSLPPYEVLDEIITGHIDLELTVDEIARNGHIEPSLVEQYTQAIDRAQYKRDQAAIILKVTGRAFGRGRPMPVVMKSTFETRPSAESH, from the coding sequence GTGGCCCGTACTACAATATCCGTCGTCATGAAAATTGCTCTGGGACAGCTCAATCCGATCGTTGGAGATCTTGTTGGCAACGCACAGCAGATCTCCGAAGCGATACGTGTGGCTCATCACCAAGATGCTGATTTATTGGTTACCAGTGAATTGGTCTTGATTGGTTATCCACCGCGTGATCTGTTGCTTCGCTCTGGTGTGGTGGATCGGTGTCAGGAGATGCTGGAAACACTGGCTCAGGAAGCGGGCGAAATGCCAGTATTGGTTGGTCATCCTGCGGCGGCAATTTCAGGGATGCGCCCCTTGGTGAACCGAGTTTCACTACTTCATGAAGGTCTTGTAGAGCCAGTTGCAGACAAACGTTTGTTGCCGGGATACGACGTCTTTGATGAAGACAGGTATTTTGAACCGGGGGATCAGCCGGGGCTGCTGAACATCTGCGGCACTTCTATTGGCGTTTTAATCTGCGAGGATCTCTGGCGGGCCAGTGATGTGACTGCTTCACCACGTTATCAATGTAATCCAACGGATGAAGTTATTAATGCTGGGGCGGAGATGCTGATCGCGCTGAATGCAAGTCCATTCTTTATGGGAAAAGGTGCCCAGCATTTGGCCCATCTCCAGGCAGTAGCGCAATCGCACCAAACTCGGATTGTGGCCGTCAATCAAGTAGGGGCCAATGACGATTTGATTTTCGATGGGCGCTCTGCGGTTATTGATGCAGATGGCTCGGTGCGTCATGCCATGGGCGGTTGGCGAGCTGCGGTCGAGACGGTCTCACTAGAAGAGCCTATTAAACCGACAGCGGCAAAGGCGTTATTGCGAGCATATGAGCCAATGCGAGAGCTCTATCACGGCCTGGTTCTTGGCATTCATGACTATTGGGTGAAGACGGGAAACCAGGACGCATTGATCGGGCTCTCTGGTGGTATTGACTCGGCATTGACCGCAACATTGGCGGTGGCAGCACTTGGGGCCAGCCATGTGCAGGGGGTCATGATGCCATCACAATATTCCTCACCAGGTTCGCTCACTGATTCATTGTCCTTAGCGACAAACCTCGGTATGCCATCACCATTAGAGCTTCCAATAGAGAAACCGCATCGTGCACTCCAGGGCGAATTGAATGCAGTGGTTGGAAAAATAGGATCGCTCACAGATGAGAACTTGCAAGCTCGCATACGTGGTGTTCTTCTGATGGCGCTGGCCAATGATCGCAATGCACTCGTGTTGGCGACTGGAAACAAGTCAGAATTTGCCGTGGGATACAGCACGATTTATGGCGATATGTGTGGCGCTGTCGCTGTTTTGGGTGATGTACTCAAAACGTTGGTGTACGAACTTGCACGCTGGATCAATACACACCATGAGGAGCTTGGATTCTCGTGTCCACCGATACCCGAGGCGAGCATCACCAAGCTACCATCAGCGGAATTAAGACTTGACCAGACCGATCAAGATTCACTTCCTCCATACGAAGTGCTTGATGAGATCATTACAGGCCACATCGATCTTGAGTTGACGGTCGATGAAATCGCTCGCAATGGTCATATCGAACCATCTCTGGTTGAGCAATACA